The Pseudodesulfovibrio senegalensis genome contains the following window.
AAAGGATCATGGTTTGATCACATACCGGATCGAGGATGAAAACGCTCATGAAGCGCTATGAGACGCTCGGACTGAACATGAGTATAAATCTCCGTGGCGCTGATGTCCGCATGACCAAGCAACAATTGAACGGTCCGCAAATCAGCCCCGCCTTCCAGCAGGTGAGTAGCAAAGGAGTGTCGGAACGTATGTGGGGAAATACTTCTTTTTATCCCAGCCTGTTGCGCGTATCTTTTTATCAATTTCCATACGCCTTGACGACTCAGTCCCTTGCCGGAACGATTCAAAAAAATGCAATCCTGTGACGGACCAAATTGATGTCGGACATCGTTGAGGTAACGGTTGAGCATTTCCTGGGCAGTGTAATGAACGGGAACGATACGCTCCTTTGCACCCTTACCGAAAACGCGAAGTACGCCCACCTGAGCATCATAATCAAGAACCCGAAGGTCAATCAATTCGGACACGCGCAGGCCCGCTGCGTACAGTAATTCCAACATGGCTCTGTCCCGCATGCCCAACCGAGTCTCATGATCCGGCAGGGAGAGGAGGGTGGCAACCTCTTCACGAGTAAGAAATTCCGGCAACTTTCTATTCAATTTCGGGTTGTCCAAAAGCGCAGACGGGTCATCAGTAATCCAGCGCTCATCACGGGCAAATCCAAAAAAACCCCGAATGGAGGACAGTTGCCGGGCAAGAGTACGGCTCTGTACACCGCGTGTTCGTAAATGCATCAAATACAGAGTCAAAACCTGTTTGTTCACATCCTCAAGCGCACAATCCCGCTTTTCAAGAAAACCCAACAACAACCGCAAATCACTCGCATACGAAGACAAACTGTTTTCACTCAACCCCTTTTCAACAAGGAGATGCTCCAAATACCGATCAAGCCACGGATGCGTCGGCAAGGAGGAAATCTCAGCAGCTGAAGTCTCGGGACAGATCATGCTCTCATCACTTTATTGCATTAAAAAGACATAAAGAAATCCTGCAAACAATCACATCGGTTTCATAGAAAGAATACACACATGCAGCGCCCCTCTCAAGCCCGGCAAGAATTCGCCCGTCAGACACATTGACAGCATATACGCCACAACTTATGAATTGCTTTCACGCAACGACCACATGAATAAACAAGCCACAGCTTTATGCCAAGGAGTCATTCAATGGCCGATTTCAAGCTTGCCGACCGTCTTGCCGCACTTCCGCCGTATCTTTTCGCTGCGATCGACAAGGCCAAAGCCGAGGTAGCTGCCAAGGGACTGGACATCATCAGCCTCGGAATTGGAGATCCCGACCTTCCGACCCCTGATTTCATTATTGACGCACTGCACAAAGGTGCGCAAAAGCCCGTCAATCATCAATATCCGTCCTATGTCGGCATGCTCGGATTCCGTCAGGCCGTTGCCGATTGGTACAAAACACGCTTCAACGTGGAGCTTGACGCAAATTCCGAAGTGGTCAGCCTGATCGGTTCCAAGGAAGGTATCGCACATTTTCCGCTGGCATTCGTGAATCCCGGCGACACCGTACTCATCGCCACCCCCAACTATCCGGTCTATGGCATTGCCACCGAGTTCGCCGGGGGCAAGCCGGAATACCTGCCGCTGCTCGAAGAAAACGACTTCCTTGTTGATCTGGAAGCCATTAGCGACGAGACATGGCAAAAAGCCAAAATGATTTTCGTCTGTTATCCCAACAACCCCACAGCAGCTGTGGCCACACGGGAATTCTACGCACGCCTCATTGAAAAGGCCAAGGAATTCAACGTAATTGTCGTCTCCGATGCCGCATACACAGAAATTTATTATGACCCGGCAAACAAGCCGCTTTCCATCATGGAAATCAAAGGCGCCAAAGATGTCGCCATTGAATTCCACTCCCTTTCCAAAACCTACAACATGACCGGTTGGCGTATCGGCATGGCCGTGGGCAATCCGTTCCTGATCAGCGGATTGGGAAAAATCAAGGAAAACGTGGACTCAGGCATTTTCCAGGCCGTACAGGAAGCCGGCATTGCAGCGCTGCAGCACGGTGAGCCGCATGCCGAAAAATTCCGCGCCATCTACAAGGAGCGCCGTGACGTGGTCTGCGGTGCCCTGACCAAGGCCGGCATCCAGCACAGGGTGCCCGAAGCATCTTTCTACATCTGGTCCAAGGTCCCTGAAGGCTACTCCTCCTCTGAATTCGTCACCAACGTTCTCATGCAGACAGGAGTGGTCCTCACGCCCGGAAACGGGTTCGGAGCACCGGGCGAAGGCTATTTCCGCATTTCGCTCACGGTGAACAATGATTTGCTGAAGGAGGCGGTATCTCGAATTTCGAACTTGTAAAGGTCTATGCCTGCCTCGGTTCCAACCAGGGCAACCCTGAGGAAAACCTGAACGAGGCATTGGCACGACTGGAAAACTACGGCGAGGACATCACGCTGAAACGCATGTCCGAATGCTACGAGACCGAACCGCAGGACAACTCGGACCAGCCCTGGTTTCTCAATCAGGTCGTGGAGTTCGAGGTCGATCCCGTCATATGGTCTCCGGAAGGACTTCTTTCCACATTCCAGGCCATCGAAGCCAAAATGGGACGCGTCCACGACATTCCGAAAGGGCCGCGCATTATCGATATGGACCTGCTGTACTGGGAGGGCGTGGAACAGCGCACCGGCTATCTGGATTTGCCGCATCCGGCCATGAAACAGCGCGCCTTTGTGCTTATCCCGCTCAAGGAATTGGCACCAGACCTCATCCTCGAAGGCGGGGAGGGCATAGACGAAGCCCTGCAGCGTCTGGATTATAGACTCGAAGGCAAGAAAATCTGGCAGAACCAAGCGGATAATTCATAAAAACAGGTTGCAGGCATGCTCAAATTCATCATTATCGGACTGGGGCTTTTCTTTGTGTACAAACTGTTCATGGGCGACAAGCGCAAACGCGAAATGCAACAGGAAAAAACCACCAAACAAAAAATGGCCTCCGGTGAACTGATCAAGGATCCGGTATGCGGCACTTACGTTAACAAGGATGGCGACATTCGTGTACGAGAGGGCGAAAAGGTTCACGTATTCTGTTCCTATGAATGCCGGGACAAATACCTGAAGCAAATCGGAGCCACTGACGTAATACCTGAAAAAGATGAAAAGGATGCCTAGATAAAATACAACCGTAATTGGTTCATGGCCTTCAAAGACCCCAAGCCCGCGTAAGCGGGCTTTTTTTTGTCTCACGACACCCATGTGTAAAACAAAACGAAAAATGCCTTAGAATCAAAATTCATACGTAAGCCCAAAAAACAGTATGACAACCTCCGGAAGAGTAACCACCTCTTAAAATTTCACGGATTGTTCAAAACAGCCCATAAACCAAAACATAATGTAGGAATTGCCAGAGACAACGCGCCCTCTCACGCTCGTATCTAGGTGTCTCATAATGTAAATTATGTAAACTTTAACTGAAGTATGTTGGAAGATGGTTTGATAAATTCCACTCTTCCAGCTATCAATGGCCTCTAGAATGACAACCTTACAAACGTCCTGCCATCAGGAGTCACAATGAAAAACAATTTCTGGTTGTTGACGGTTCTTTCCATGACCTTTTGTCTCGTCGTACTGAATGCTTCGGCAAATGCGGCCCAAAGTTCCGACAACTACGAGCAGTGGCTGGAAAACTACAACGCCTATGACCGGCTTGAACAGGAAATCGTCAAGCACCCTGAGAAA
Protein-coding sequences here:
- the xerD gene encoding site-specific tyrosine recombinase XerD, with the protein product MICPETSAAEISSLPTHPWLDRYLEHLLVEKGLSENSLSSYASDLRLLLGFLEKRDCALEDVNKQVLTLYLMHLRTRGVQSRTLARQLSSIRGFFGFARDERWITDDPSALLDNPKLNRKLPEFLTREEVATLLSLPDHETRLGMRDRAMLELLYAAGLRVSELIDLRVLDYDAQVGVLRVFGKGAKERIVPVHYTAQEMLNRYLNDVRHQFGPSQDCIFLNRSGKGLSRQGVWKLIKRYAQQAGIKRSISPHTFRHSFATHLLEGGADLRTVQLLLGHADISATEIYTHVQSERLIALHERFHPRSGM
- a CDS encoding LL-diaminopimelate aminotransferase, which translates into the protein MADFKLADRLAALPPYLFAAIDKAKAEVAAKGLDIISLGIGDPDLPTPDFIIDALHKGAQKPVNHQYPSYVGMLGFRQAVADWYKTRFNVELDANSEVVSLIGSKEGIAHFPLAFVNPGDTVLIATPNYPVYGIATEFAGGKPEYLPLLEENDFLVDLEAISDETWQKAKMIFVCYPNNPTAAVATREFYARLIEKAKEFNVIVVSDAAYTEIYYDPANKPLSIMEIKGAKDVAIEFHSLSKTYNMTGWRIGMAVGNPFLISGLGKIKENVDSGIFQAVQEAGIAALQHGEPHAEKFRAIYKERRDVVCGALTKAGIQHRVPEASFYIWSKVPEGYSSSEFVTNVLMQTGVVLTPGNGFGAPGEGYFRISLTVNNDLLKEAVSRISNL
- the folK gene encoding 2-amino-4-hydroxy-6-hydroxymethyldihydropteridine diphosphokinase, translated to MSNFELVKVYACLGSNQGNPEENLNEALARLENYGEDITLKRMSECYETEPQDNSDQPWFLNQVVEFEVDPVIWSPEGLLSTFQAIEAKMGRVHDIPKGPRIIDMDLLYWEGVEQRTGYLDLPHPAMKQRAFVLIPLKELAPDLILEGGEGIDEALQRLDYRLEGKKIWQNQADNS
- a CDS encoding transcriptional regulator; protein product: MLKFIIIGLGLFFVYKLFMGDKRKREMQQEKTTKQKMASGELIKDPVCGTYVNKDGDIRVREGEKVHVFCSYECRDKYLKQIGATDVIPEKDEKDA